Proteins found in one Lysinibacillus fusiformis genomic segment:
- a CDS encoding response regulator transcription factor, producing the protein MSKKILLVEDEKHIARFVELELQHEGYEVKTAFDGREGLAMATSENFDVLLLDVMLPSINGIEICRRIRTQSQVPIILLTARDAVMDRVAGLDAGADDYIVKPFAIEELLARIRTILRRVTPEQTSSESLCLRDIEIDVAAYEVFVQGNKLDLTKTEYDLLKLLIEHKNRVCTREHILTSVWGYDTDIETNVVDVYIRHLRTKLPGTMNDYIETVRGVGYVMRE; encoded by the coding sequence ATGTCTAAGAAGATATTGTTGGTAGAAGATGAGAAGCATATTGCTCGTTTTGTCGAACTTGAATTACAGCATGAAGGCTATGAAGTGAAAACTGCCTTTGATGGTCGTGAAGGTTTGGCTATGGCAACCTCTGAAAATTTTGATGTACTGTTACTGGATGTCATGTTACCGAGCATTAATGGGATTGAGATTTGCCGTCGTATCCGAACACAATCACAGGTGCCCATCATTTTATTAACGGCACGAGATGCTGTGATGGATCGTGTAGCGGGCCTCGATGCAGGGGCAGATGACTATATCGTCAAGCCTTTTGCAATTGAGGAGCTGCTGGCAAGAATACGGACGATTTTACGTCGTGTCACACCAGAGCAGACAAGCAGTGAATCTTTATGCTTACGGGATATTGAAATAGATGTAGCAGCCTATGAAGTTTTCGTTCAGGGGAATAAACTTGACCTAACAAAGACAGAATATGACTTACTGAAACTATTAATCGAGCACAAAAATAGAGTCTGTACGCGAGAGCATATTTTAACATCCGTTTGGGGCTATGATACGGATATTGAGACCAATGTGGTAGATGTTTATATCCGACATTTACGGACAAAGCTCCCTGGTACGATGAACGATTATATTGAAACCGTTCGCGGTGTTGGGTATGTGATGCGAGAATGA
- a CDS encoding undecaprenyldiphospho-muramoylpentapeptide beta-N-acetylglucosaminyltransferase has translation MKQQTIILTGGGTAGHVSLNQAILPSLLELGYDVHYIGSEQGIEKELIGEAFPNVPFYGIASGKLRRYFSMKNFTDPFKVLAGMMQAFRIIKKVKPHVIFSKGGFVSVPVVMAAKLAGVPVVIHESDVTPGLANKIALPFASHVFTIFEETLKHLPQEKATCTGSIIRPELFEGERARGLSFCGFSTLKPVLLVMGGSLGSVVLNEALRKNLPELLKQFHIIHLCGKGNYDQALEAMPGYKQFEYVTTELPDLLHAADFIVSRAGSNSIFEFLALHKPMLLVPLSAQKSRGDQILNANLFKKQGYAEVLQEEELTKESFMKSVHTLTERKVAMVETMAKTQKPKTPDEMASLILRYKK, from the coding sequence GTGAAACAACAAACAATCATTTTAACCGGTGGTGGGACAGCTGGCCATGTATCGTTAAACCAAGCGATACTCCCGTCTTTACTTGAACTTGGTTATGATGTCCACTATATTGGCTCTGAGCAGGGTATTGAAAAAGAATTAATTGGCGAGGCGTTCCCCAATGTTCCGTTTTATGGCATTGCGAGTGGTAAATTGCGTCGTTATTTCTCGATGAAAAATTTTACAGATCCGTTTAAGGTGCTTGCTGGAATGATGCAGGCTTTTCGTATTATAAAAAAAGTGAAGCCACATGTTATCTTTTCAAAAGGAGGGTTTGTCTCTGTACCCGTTGTGATGGCAGCGAAATTGGCAGGTGTGCCAGTCGTCATCCATGAGTCCGATGTGACACCTGGTCTTGCCAACAAAATAGCCTTGCCTTTTGCTTCTCATGTATTCACGATTTTTGAAGAAACACTAAAGCATCTACCGCAAGAAAAGGCGACTTGCACAGGCTCCATTATTCGTCCTGAGTTATTTGAGGGGGAAAGAGCAAGGGGGCTATCTTTCTGCGGCTTCTCCACATTGAAGCCTGTATTGCTTGTGATGGGTGGAAGTTTGGGCTCTGTTGTCCTAAATGAGGCGTTGCGTAAAAACTTACCAGAGCTTCTAAAGCAATTTCACATCATTCATTTATGTGGAAAGGGAAACTATGACCAAGCACTAGAGGCGATGCCAGGCTACAAGCAATTTGAGTATGTGACAACGGAGTTACCTGATTTATTGCATGCTGCAGATTTTATTGTGTCACGAGCAGGCTCTAACTCCATCTTTGAATTTTTAGCGCTTCACAAGCCGATGCTATTAGTACCTCTCTCTGCGCAAAAAAGCCGTGGGGATCAAATTTTAAATGCCAACTTGTTTAAAAAACAAGGTTATGCAGAAGTGTTACAGGAAGAAGAGTTGACAAAGGAATCTTTTATGAAGTCTGTTCATACACTAACAGAGCGTAAAGTGGCGATGGTAGAGACAATGGCAAAAACGCAAAAACCAAAAACACCAGATGAAATGGCGTCCTTAATTTTACGTTACAAAAAATAA
- a CDS encoding diguanylate cyclase domain-containing protein: MEYILSEDFFNSLFIGKDFAFLVKKVGDDYQYIRLNQAARDLLSNEAIGKMISAVTSKRNFSIIQKNYHEAIREHKQVDYVDYAYVQSEVRKYETSVRPLKYKNEDYILAITKEILYDRSIEDKFLFMRSMFDHAFFSTVILSAEGIVYEVNSSFMEDFQLDNETVKQKMFVDLPIIPKEEVEQIQVCLQKAARGENVGEKFIKLHTLDQQERMYLLSLSPVMQDDNSFAIFLVMQDFTQFTLQKAELRSKSHGLEVFKSALNSATAIAVLDHECNITEVSDMFLQASGYTAEELIGQPYALIEPRFRGQNLLPIIESKLDTVGIWRGELCYRTKYHADYWVEATIVPLKNEFGQIEQILTINYDITDKKRMFTELKNIERTFRLITENTNDLIVITNEDGIIIYASPSYGIYLGYENVELQGQFYSDIIDRESKGEWQTFLNNYTGQTDSQFELLLKAKDGTPIWTEGNVTVVHDPEREKVSQIMMVSREITHRKERENDLLYLAYHDALTQLPNRRYLQKEFPKILAEANENQTSVAMLYIDGDDFKEVNDGFGHDTGDAFIQRFGSCLNKTVRSHDMVIRIGGDEFIVILTGLTREQEKRHHQIMHIIRRIRDELAEGWMIEDHLFTPTASIGIAYYPDHAQSLDELMDLADQALYKSKELGKNNLSISDIH; the protein is encoded by the coding sequence ATGGAGTATATTTTAAGCGAAGATTTCTTTAATTCATTATTTATTGGCAAGGATTTTGCTTTTCTCGTGAAAAAAGTTGGGGACGATTATCAATATATTCGCTTAAATCAAGCAGCTCGAGATCTGTTATCGAATGAGGCGATTGGCAAAATGATTTCGGCCGTTACCTCAAAGCGTAATTTTTCGATCATTCAGAAAAATTATCATGAGGCAATTAGAGAACATAAACAGGTTGACTATGTAGATTATGCATATGTTCAGTCGGAGGTTCGTAAATATGAAACATCCGTCAGACCGTTAAAATATAAGAATGAAGACTATATATTAGCCATTACGAAGGAAATACTTTATGACCGCAGTATTGAAGATAAATTTTTATTTATGCGGTCCATGTTTGATCATGCCTTTTTCTCTACGGTCATTTTATCGGCTGAGGGCATAGTATACGAAGTGAATTCAAGCTTTATGGAAGATTTTCAACTAGATAATGAAACGGTCAAACAAAAAATGTTTGTGGATTTACCGATTATTCCAAAAGAAGAAGTGGAACAAATTCAAGTTTGTTTACAAAAAGCTGCACGAGGAGAAAATGTGGGTGAAAAGTTTATTAAATTGCATACATTGGACCAGCAGGAACGCATGTATTTGCTGTCGTTATCACCAGTGATGCAGGACGATAATTCCTTTGCCATATTTCTTGTTATGCAAGATTTTACACAATTTACTTTACAAAAAGCAGAACTACGCTCGAAGTCTCATGGGCTAGAAGTATTTAAATCTGCATTAAATTCAGCGACGGCCATTGCTGTATTAGATCATGAGTGCAACATCACTGAAGTGAGTGATATGTTTTTACAGGCTTCTGGCTACACGGCTGAGGAGTTAATCGGTCAGCCCTACGCATTAATTGAACCTCGGTTCCGTGGGCAAAACCTTTTACCAATAATTGAAAGTAAGCTGGATACGGTGGGGATTTGGCGTGGAGAGCTTTGCTATCGAACAAAATATCATGCCGATTATTGGGTAGAAGCAACCATCGTACCATTAAAAAATGAGTTTGGTCAAATTGAACAAATTTTAACCATTAACTATGATATTACCGATAAGAAAAGAATGTTCACAGAATTAAAAAATATTGAACGTACATTCCGACTCATTACGGAAAATACAAACGATTTAATTGTGATTACAAATGAAGATGGCATCATTATTTATGCTTCACCTTCCTATGGTATTTATTTGGGCTATGAAAATGTAGAGCTACAAGGACAATTTTACAGTGACATTATTGATCGGGAAAGTAAGGGCGAATGGCAGACATTCTTGAATAATTATACAGGACAAACCGATTCACAGTTCGAGCTATTGCTGAAGGCGAAGGATGGGACACCGATTTGGACGGAGGGGAATGTCACGGTTGTGCATGATCCTGAACGTGAAAAGGTTTCGCAAATTATGATGGTGTCTCGTGAAATTACCCATCGCAAAGAAAGGGAAAATGATTTGCTGTATCTAGCCTATCATGATGCTTTAACACAGCTACCCAATCGGCGCTATTTACAAAAGGAGTTTCCAAAAATCCTGGCTGAAGCAAATGAAAATCAGACTAGTGTGGCGATGCTCTATATAGATGGCGATGATTTTAAAGAAGTAAATGATGGCTTCGGCCATGACACAGGCGATGCGTTTATTCAGCGATTTGGCAGTTGCTTGAACAAAACAGTCCGAAGTCACGACATGGTTATTCGAATAGGTGGCGATGAATTTATTGTCATCTTAACAGGCTTAACGAGAGAGCAAGAAAAAAGACATCATCAAATTATGCATATTATTCGTCGCATCCGTGATGAATTAGCAGAAGGCTGGATGATAGAGGACCATCTATTTACACCAACAGCCTCTATTGGCATTGCCTATTACCCAGACCATGCCCAATCTTTGGATGAGCTAATGGATTTAGCTGACCAAGCATTATATAAATCAAAAGAATTGGGGAAAAACAACCTCTCCATTTCCGACATACACTAA
- a CDS encoding HAMP domain-containing sensor histidine kinase, whose protein sequence is MNKLKDYLRQQSLQKKWMLTSSSVIFISFTIICVVVYLSLHTWLLNDEESKVNRTSKDIISFLESQGPTITIQQIQQNTGLLKSIADRDETVRIFNADGVDILRINDTSAAAPLSSLQEIFEMTIDKQDVLVINEPIRMGFFQGYIQVIHPLTSFQSLMHYLLTAMLIAGLGALVLSGSIGYYLANYLMKPLHELRASMKTVMDQGFNEPIQLTYTSHDEIGDLLKMYNAMMNELQISFTQQQQFVADASHELRTPIQAIEGHLSLLKRWGKHDPAILEESIDTSLTEIARMRKMIEELLELARREEKDETSEANALVVIEAVMDELKLVHPQARILLSKHGEIGLLFISENALSQIVRNIIENAIRYCEKIPEIQISISVAGNYACLEIADNGIGIAEEDIPFIFDRFYRVDEARNRQIGGTGLGLSISKMLLEKYNATVEVKSEVNIGTVFLLKIPLKY, encoded by the coding sequence ATGAATAAGTTAAAAGATTATTTACGTCAGCAATCCTTGCAGAAAAAGTGGATGCTGACCTCAAGCAGTGTCATCTTTATTAGCTTTACAATTATTTGTGTAGTCGTCTATCTTTCTCTGCATACATGGTTATTAAACGATGAGGAGAGTAAGGTCAATCGGACAAGTAAGGATATCATCTCTTTTTTAGAATCGCAGGGTCCTACTATTACCATTCAGCAAATTCAGCAAAATACGGGCTTGCTCAAATCGATTGCGGATCGCGATGAGACAGTCCGAATATTTAATGCAGATGGGGTGGATATTTTACGAATCAATGATACCTCTGCTGCTGCACCACTTAGCTCGCTGCAAGAGATTTTTGAGATGACCATTGATAAGCAGGATGTGTTGGTCATCAATGAACCGATACGGATGGGCTTTTTCCAAGGCTATATTCAAGTGATTCATCCTTTAACTAGTTTTCAATCACTCATGCACTATCTATTGACCGCCATGCTGATAGCAGGATTAGGCGCATTAGTGTTATCAGGCTCTATTGGCTATTATTTGGCGAACTATTTAATGAAGCCATTACATGAATTGCGTGCATCCATGAAAACGGTGATGGATCAAGGGTTTAATGAGCCTATACAGCTAACCTATACATCACATGACGAAATTGGTGATTTACTGAAAATGTACAATGCCATGATGAATGAGCTGCAAATTTCATTTACCCAGCAGCAGCAATTTGTCGCCGATGCTTCCCATGAGCTACGTACGCCGATCCAAGCAATTGAAGGACATCTTTCTCTTTTAAAAAGATGGGGCAAACATGATCCAGCCATATTAGAAGAATCCATTGATACCTCCTTAACAGAAATTGCTCGTATGCGCAAAATGATTGAGGAATTATTAGAGCTTGCACGGCGTGAGGAAAAAGATGAGACAAGTGAGGCAAATGCACTAGTGGTCATTGAAGCAGTGATGGATGAGCTCAAGCTTGTTCATCCACAAGCGCGAATTTTGCTGTCGAAGCATGGTGAAATAGGTCTGTTATTTATCTCCGAAAATGCACTAAGTCAAATTGTTCGTAATATAATAGAGAATGCCATTCGTTATTGTGAAAAAATTCCTGAGATACAAATTTCTATTTCTGTTGCTGGAAATTATGCATGTTTAGAAATTGCTGATAATGGTATAGGAATAGCAGAAGAGGATATTCCGTTTATCTTTGATCGTTTTTATCGAGTAGACGAAGCAAGAAATCGTCAAATTGGTGGAACGGGCTTAGGGCTTAGTATTTCGAAGATGTTACTTGAAAAATACAATGCAACGGTAGAAGTCAAGAGTGAGGTTAATATTGGAACCGTTTTCTTGCTGAAAATCCCGCTAAAATATTAA
- a CDS encoding 2-oxoglutarate dehydrogenase E1 component, whose translation MSNNVTTVSSPWSAFSGPNLGYVMEQYDLFLQSPEEVEPELVSLFQQFGAPVVVEGEVAVASHTAAAPAGDYKKVLAAVKLADAIRSRGHLAADIYPLKNRELQTAQIEESAFNLSAADLAEIPAAIFFKDVPANVKNGKDAIEYLKAIYTDKVAFEYGHVVATEERDWIQAQIETGSFKQALSADEKKALLDRLTRVENFEKFIHKTFVGQKRFSGEGLDTQIVLFDEIIKTAEAKNVKNVRIGMAHRGRLNVLTHILNKPYDMMFSDFAHVSNDLFMPEHGRLEITKGWTGDVKYHMGASYNRESGVNVKLAYNPSHLEVGNPVVLGATRATQDDTSKPGQPAFDRTKGLGILVHGDAAFPGQGIVTEVLNFAKTEGFTTGGTIHIIANNMIGFTTEHYDSRSSVYSSDPAKGYEVPVVHVNADSPEAVAQVGRFAANYRQTFGKDIIVDLVGYRRHGHNETDDPTVTNPETYKLVSKHETVRALYGAQLVAEGLVSNEDVAALDTAIYAEMQAAYDHVKEMADKDDHHHLEMPEELKVEFPQIDTAVGAERLEKINEELLVFEENFEPQKKLGKILEKRRDAYASAKIDWGHAETLAYATIIQDGTPVRFTGQDAQRGTFSQRHLVLHDKNNGNVFTPLHHISGANASFTVYNSPLTEAGVVGFEYGYNLENSHVLTVWEAQFGDFANMAQVMFDNFISGARSKWGQKSGLVILLPHGYEGQGPEHSSSRMERYLQMSAENNWFVANCSNAGNYYHLLRRQAALLGTEGVRPLVVVSPKSLLRHPLAAANAEQLANGSFQEVIEQPGLGAKPEAVERIVLGTGKVMIDIAERVKDGEGFDHLHIIRVEQLYPFPKEQVAGIIAKYPNVKEIVWVQEEPKNQGSWNYALETLYALSEGKKLRYVGRPAMSSTSEGDADSHKAAQAALVEEAVAESVKVK comes from the coding sequence ATGTCGAACAACGTTACAACTGTAAGTTCTCCATGGTCAGCTTTCTCTGGTCCTAACTTAGGATATGTGATGGAGCAATACGACTTATTCTTACAGTCTCCTGAAGAAGTAGAACCGGAGTTAGTTTCTTTATTCCAACAATTTGGTGCACCAGTAGTAGTAGAAGGTGAAGTAGCTGTAGCTAGTCATACAGCAGCGGCTCCTGCTGGCGATTACAAAAAAGTGTTAGCCGCTGTAAAACTAGCAGATGCAATTCGTTCACGCGGTCATTTAGCGGCAGATATTTATCCTCTGAAAAACCGTGAACTACAAACAGCTCAAATTGAAGAAAGCGCGTTCAACTTAAGCGCTGCAGATTTAGCTGAAATTCCTGCAGCAATCTTCTTCAAAGATGTGCCAGCAAACGTGAAAAATGGTAAGGATGCAATCGAATATTTAAAAGCTATTTATACAGATAAAGTAGCATTTGAATATGGTCACGTAGTAGCTACTGAAGAACGTGATTGGATTCAAGCGCAAATCGAAACAGGCTCATTCAAACAAGCATTATCTGCTGATGAGAAGAAAGCCTTATTAGATCGTTTAACTCGCGTTGAAAATTTCGAGAAATTTATTCATAAAACATTTGTAGGGCAAAAGCGTTTCTCTGGTGAGGGCTTAGATACGCAAATCGTTCTATTTGATGAAATCATTAAAACGGCAGAAGCGAAAAATGTGAAAAACGTCCGTATTGGTATGGCACACCGTGGTCGCTTAAACGTTTTAACACACATTTTAAATAAACCTTATGACATGATGTTCTCTGACTTTGCACATGTTTCCAATGATTTATTTATGCCAGAGCATGGCCGCCTTGAAATTACAAAAGGTTGGACAGGTGATGTGAAATACCACATGGGTGCTTCTTATAACCGTGAATCTGGTGTGAATGTGAAATTGGCTTACAACCCATCTCACTTAGAAGTGGGCAATCCAGTCGTACTTGGTGCTACTCGTGCCACACAAGATGATACGTCTAAACCAGGGCAACCTGCCTTCGATCGTACAAAAGGCTTAGGCATTCTTGTGCACGGTGACGCTGCGTTCCCAGGTCAAGGGATTGTAACAGAAGTGTTAAACTTCGCTAAAACTGAAGGCTTCACAACAGGTGGAACAATCCACATTATCGCAAACAATATGATTGGTTTCACAACTGAACATTATGATTCTCGTTCTTCTGTATACTCTTCTGACCCAGCAAAAGGCTATGAAGTGCCAGTAGTCCATGTCAATGCAGATAGCCCAGAGGCAGTAGCACAAGTTGGTCGTTTTGCAGCGAACTACCGTCAAACATTTGGCAAAGACATCATTGTGGACTTAGTAGGTTACCGTCGTCATGGTCATAACGAAACAGATGATCCAACAGTGACAAACCCAGAAACATATAAATTAGTATCTAAACATGAAACAGTGCGTGCATTATATGGTGCACAATTAGTGGCAGAAGGTCTTGTATCTAATGAGGATGTAGCGGCCCTAGATACAGCGATCTATGCAGAAATGCAAGCAGCCTATGACCATGTCAAAGAAATGGCAGATAAAGATGATCATCATCATTTAGAAATGCCAGAAGAATTAAAAGTAGAGTTCCCACAAATCGATACAGCAGTTGGTGCGGAGCGTTTAGAAAAAATCAATGAAGAGCTTTTAGTGTTTGAAGAAAACTTCGAGCCACAGAAAAAGCTTGGTAAAATTTTAGAAAAACGTCGTGATGCTTATGCATCTGCAAAAATTGACTGGGGCCATGCGGAAACGTTAGCGTATGCAACGATTATCCAAGACGGTACACCAGTACGTTTTACAGGTCAAGATGCTCAACGTGGTACATTCTCTCAACGTCACTTAGTACTACATGATAAAAACAACGGCAATGTCTTCACACCACTACACCATATTTCTGGTGCGAACGCATCCTTTACAGTATACAACTCTCCACTGACTGAAGCTGGGGTAGTAGGCTTTGAGTACGGTTACAATCTAGAAAACAGCCATGTACTAACAGTATGGGAAGCACAATTCGGTGACTTTGCGAATATGGCACAAGTGATGTTTGATAACTTTATTTCAGGGGCACGCTCTAAATGGGGTCAAAAATCTGGCCTCGTTATCCTATTACCTCATGGTTATGAAGGTCAAGGTCCAGAGCACTCTTCAAGCCGTATGGAACGCTATTTACAAATGTCAGCTGAAAATAACTGGTTTGTAGCGAACTGTTCAAATGCAGGAAACTACTACCACTTATTACGCCGTCAAGCAGCATTATTAGGTACAGAAGGGGTACGTCCACTTGTAGTCGTATCACCAAAATCATTATTACGTCACCCATTAGCTGCGGCGAATGCTGAGCAATTAGCAAATGGTTCATTCCAAGAAGTGATTGAACAACCAGGCTTAGGCGCTAAACCAGAAGCTGTAGAGCGCATCGTTTTAGGTACTGGTAAAGTGATGATCGACATAGCAGAGCGCGTGAAAGACGGCGAAGGCTTCGATCACCTACACATTATCCGTGTAGAACAACTTTACCCATTCCCAAAAGAGCAAGTTGCTGGTATCATTGCTAAGTATCCTAATGTGAAAGAGATCGTTTGGGTACAAGAAGAACCTAAAAACCAAGGCTCATGGAATTATGCACTAGAAACATTATATGCACTTTCAGAAGGTAAAAAGCTTCGCTATGTAGGTCGTCCTGCAATGAGCTCAACTTCTGAAGGAGATGCAGATTCTCATAAAGCAGCACAAGCAGCTCTTGTTGAAGAAGCGGTTGCTGAGTCAGTAAAGGTTAAATAA
- a CDS encoding GNAT family N-acetyltransferase, whose translation MLKHRDLHECTELYELLSHPSVFPFVRQKATSADEYWFMTKQLIEEEARGLAISRTITDDWGQPIGTISIHDVEDGAGFLGTWIGLPYQGKGYNQKAKMLFLNELFFDYNFHTVFLRIRVENLKSQRAALKLPYVVNANESHPTLLAQVNSGEAQFDLFKIPKDLFYLTTAHQMQEGEEQAM comes from the coding sequence ATGCTTAAACATCGAGACCTGCATGAATGTACAGAGCTTTATGAGCTATTATCACACCCTTCTGTATTCCCTTTTGTCCGTCAAAAAGCCACATCTGCTGATGAATATTGGTTTATGACAAAACAACTGATTGAAGAGGAAGCGAGAGGACTCGCTATCTCGAGGACCATAACTGATGATTGGGGTCAACCAATCGGCACCATTAGTATTCACGATGTGGAGGACGGTGCAGGCTTTCTAGGAACGTGGATTGGACTCCCTTACCAAGGTAAAGGTTATAATCAAAAAGCGAAAATGTTATTTTTGAACGAATTATTTTTTGACTATAATTTCCATACGGTATTTCTCCGTATTCGAGTTGAAAATTTAAAATCACAGCGTGCTGCTTTAAAGCTACCTTATGTAGTGAACGCCAATGAAAGTCACCCAACATTATTAGCACAGGTCAATAGTGGTGAGGCACAATTTGATTTATTTAAAATTCCAAAAGATTTATTCTACCTAACAACGGCACATCAAATGCAAGAAGGCGAAGAGCAAGCAATGTAG
- a CDS encoding MATE family efflux transporter, whose protein sequence is MYQTSTIKEKYALLLKMIVPILVTQVAIYLISFFDILMSSRYGTVDLAGVSIGSSIWMPIYTGLSGILLAITPIVSQLVGAKKEMDAKKAVQQGIYVAILLAVLIFTGLFFGIDWILSKMNLESAVHTIAKGYIYSMCAGLLPLFLFFVMRCFIDALGQTRVTMIITLMTTPINIVLNYIFIFGKFGAPELGGIGAGVATAITYWLIFLITVWIIAKRVPFERFRLFHDWPKLEWLRWKEILLIGVPIGISLFAETSIFSAVTMMMSNFSTEIIAAHQIAINFTSLLYMVPLSISMGVTILVGFEIGAGRMRDARMYSYLCVGTAILFSFISACILFILREPVAHMYTTDQMVLEYAVQFLVYAAIFQLSDAIQAPVQGALRGYKDVMITFIMAIISYWVIGLPVGYTLATHTDFGPFGYWIGLVAGLTMGAITLLIRLLIVQKRVTV, encoded by the coding sequence ATGTATCAAACATCCACAATTAAGGAAAAATACGCGCTACTCTTAAAAATGATTGTCCCTATTTTAGTGACACAGGTAGCCATTTATCTTATTTCATTTTTTGATATTTTAATGTCCAGTCGCTATGGGACGGTTGATTTAGCAGGTGTCTCGATTGGTTCCTCCATTTGGATGCCGATTTATACAGGACTATCAGGTATACTTCTTGCAATTACCCCCATTGTCTCACAGCTTGTCGGAGCCAAAAAAGAGATGGATGCAAAAAAGGCAGTCCAGCAAGGCATTTATGTTGCGATACTGCTGGCAGTCCTTATTTTTACAGGACTCTTCTTTGGCATCGATTGGATACTTAGCAAGATGAACTTAGAATCTGCTGTACATACCATTGCAAAAGGCTATATCTATTCGATGTGTGCTGGTCTTTTACCACTCTTCTTATTTTTTGTTATGCGTTGTTTTATCGATGCCCTTGGCCAGACACGTGTCACAATGATCATTACCTTAATGACGACGCCGATCAATATCGTGCTGAACTATATCTTTATTTTCGGCAAATTCGGTGCACCTGAACTTGGTGGCATCGGGGCTGGTGTAGCTACAGCGATTACATACTGGCTAATATTCCTGATTACTGTATGGATTATCGCCAAACGAGTACCATTCGAACGTTTCCGTCTGTTTCATGATTGGCCTAAGCTTGAATGGCTTCGTTGGAAGGAAATTTTATTGATTGGTGTACCAATCGGCATTTCCCTCTTTGCAGAAACGAGTATTTTTTCTGCCGTTACCATGATGATGAGTAATTTTAGCACAGAAATTATCGCAGCCCATCAGATTGCCATCAATTTCACCTCCCTGTTATACATGGTTCCGCTCAGTATTTCTATGGGCGTCACGATATTAGTAGGTTTTGAGATTGGGGCTGGTCGCATGCGAGATGCTCGTATGTATAGTTATCTATGTGTCGGCACTGCGATTTTATTTAGCTTTATTTCTGCTTGCATCTTATTTATCTTACGTGAGCCTGTAGCCCATATGTATACGACTGATCAGATGGTTCTTGAGTATGCCGTACAATTTTTAGTCTATGCAGCCATTTTCCAGCTATCTGATGCGATTCAAGCACCTGTACAAGGGGCATTAAGAGGCTATAAGGATGTCATGATCACATTTATCATGGCTATCATCTCTTACTGGGTGATTGGCTTGCCAGTTGGGTATACCCTTGCTACGCATACAGATTTCGGCCCGTTTGGCTATTGGATTGGACTTGTGGCAGGTTTAACAATGGGCGCGATTACCCTATTAATCCGCCTGCTGATTGTTCAAAAAAGAGTCACAGTCTAA